A region from the Pseudomonas cucumis genome encodes:
- a CDS encoding pirin family protein, with the protein MLELRPFNSLGGAHHGWLDAHHHFSFAEYHDPKRMNWGNLRVWNDDVIAPGTGFPQHPHRDMEIITYVREGAITHQDNLGNKGRTEAGDVQVMSAGTGIAHSEYNLEATETRIFQIWIIPNEVGSAPSWGAKPFPKGEREGFVTLASGKVGDDQSLHIRADARLVAANLKAGESAEYHLDSGRRAYLVPATGVIEVNGLRAQARDGVAIADEQVLRVTAIEDSEIVLVDVA; encoded by the coding sequence ATGCTTGAACTCAGACCCTTCAACTCGCTCGGCGGCGCGCATCATGGCTGGTTGGATGCCCATCACCACTTTTCGTTCGCCGAATACCACGACCCCAAACGCATGAACTGGGGCAACCTGCGGGTGTGGAACGATGATGTGATTGCCCCTGGTACCGGCTTCCCGCAACACCCGCACCGGGACATGGAAATCATCACCTACGTTCGTGAAGGCGCGATTACCCACCAAGACAACCTCGGTAACAAGGGCCGCACCGAAGCGGGCGATGTACAGGTCATGAGCGCCGGCACCGGGATCGCTCACAGCGAATACAACCTGGAAGCGACCGAGACCCGGATCTTTCAGATCTGGATCATTCCCAACGAAGTCGGTTCGGCACCGTCGTGGGGCGCCAAGCCGTTCCCCAAAGGCGAGCGCGAAGGATTCGTGACCCTGGCCAGCGGCAAGGTTGGCGATGATCAAAGCCTGCACATTCGAGCCGATGCGCGTCTGGTGGCGGCGAACCTGAAGGCCGGTGAATCCGCGGAGTATCATCTGGACAGCGGCCGCCGTGCTTACCTGGTTCCGGCCACTGGTGTCATTGAAGTCAATGGCTTGCGTGCACAAGCTCGAGACGGTGTCGCGATTGCCGATGAGCAGGTGTTGCGCGTGACCGCGATTGAGGACAGTGAGATTGTGTTGGTGGATGTGGCTTGA